Within the Chelonoidis abingdonii isolate Lonesome George chromosome 19, CheloAbing_2.0, whole genome shotgun sequence genome, the region GCCAGAGGCCGGCTGGGTTAGGACTATCCCATCCCTCAGCAAGCCAAAGTAGGAGAGCTGGTCCCCTgattgtgtgtgcacatgcagaatCCAGTTAGCACTTGCAAATCAGAACTGGGGTGCATGGGGTATTTGTCTCCTCCCCAGCTGAGGCCAGTGATGGTGCTGGCTTCTGAGCCAGACTCTGAGCCTCTTCCTTCCAGGGACGAGCAGTTATTCAGCTGCATAGTCCCCCAGGGCGAGTATGGAGTTTACCATCTGGCCCTCAGGGAATATCTGGCAGAGGGAGGCTGATAAAGGGCTGTATGCAAATTAATCTCCTCCTTCCCTACAGCCAACTTCCCTAGGGTGAGATAGCACATTACCTCCCTCCATCCACTCCCCACCCTCGTTTCCCCCCCCGAATCTTCCCCCTTTTACTACTGGCCTTGGCCCACTTGCTGAATTCAGAAGCATCTCTGCTGTTTACCTGTAAGCTGACCCAAAGCTCCTGAAGATATTGCTGCAAAGGATCAGAAGACAGGGTGAGTCACAGAAGGGCACAGAGGGGTTACAAGGGTGGTCTGGGTTGGGGAGCCTGGGGCTACTCACGTGCTGTTGTAAGGGAGGGGCTTCTGTCCATATCTATCCAGGCTGGGGTTCTGGCTGAGGCAGTACTGGAGGGAcagtgcagagcagggagggTGGTCAGAGATGGCCACTCTAGCCAAGTAGCACCCCCCCCCGTCTGCACCCCCTTTGCTGCCACCTGTCCAGCCAccacagcagtggtccccaaactgtggggtgtgcccccCTAGGGAGGCACAGAGGAAAATctgaggagcagggtggggcctaGGCCAGACCCCACGGGAGGGTGGGGCGGGAGCATCACTCTGCCCTGGGCTTGACCTCTGGCCGTGACTCCACTCCTGGTCCGGGGTGGCACAGACAtgttccattactggtaagggggcggggggtgagagGAAAGGTTCGGGCACCACTGCACTAGAGTCCAGCCTCTCCTGCCCACTACGTGTGGATGTCCAGTTTCCTGTTGGTTTCCATAGCAGCCCTTGGATGACTTGCTGGGTGCCCAATATAGGCCCCTAGGCCCgtagcctgattctcctctcccatcTGTTTTACCCCAGTGTCGTTCTGTTGATTTCAATCGAGTCACATCTGATTTATATTGGCAGGTTGCATTAATCTCAAGAGAAAGAACTGAAACTGTATTTCCCAAGAATAAAGGTACCTAGAAACCTTTTCTGTGACCGGGGAAGATCTCCTTCCAAAACACGGTGAGACCTGGAACTAATAAGTGCTTGAACAGGTCACACCTTGGATGGGACATAATCATGGCAAATCCTGCTGATGTAGGCAGTGGTGCATATGTTTCAATAGGTGGCGCTCTTGTCTCAGTCAGGCCTGAGCCAATCACAGAaacatagggttagaagggactgcgaGGTCTGTCTGCCTCTGGTGCCCAGGGTCGCAGTTGCTCAAATGAGAGGTAAAATCTAACGTCTTGTTAGACCTCCCCATCTTGAAACAAGAGCAAAAAACCTTGTGGCAGGTGCAGAAGGGTTGccgtgttccaccccagaggtggctgcattttagtggcgAGGGAATGTGCAGTAGAGCAGGCTAGAAGCTTTCAGGCTAGAAGGTCCAGTCTGGGAGTGGTGGGGGTTTATTACTGTGAAGGAAATGCAGGACTTCTGAGCTGCTTCCTGTTCAATTCCTGTGAGTTAGGCAGCCCGGGACTGTTACCGCTGCTGCTACTGGTGAGCCGGTGTTGGTACTATAAAGATACTCCTGCCAGTTGGGAGCTGCCTGCTCCTTTCCTTCTCCTGACCTCCCCTTCCCCATGCTAACTGCCAGACAGCTTTTCCCTACATCTCTGGACCCAAATTGCCCAAGGGGCCTGACTTGTATCCATGCAGCCCCCCAGTGCACACAAACTGGGGCATGAGCGTACCTGTAACTGAGCCCGTGGGCAGAGTCAGGCTGGGGGAGTTGGAGTAGTGGATTCCAGGGcagcctgtggggtgggggatggtgaAGTGGAATTCCCTGCAGTGGTAAAACCCAGCATGGGCTATGAACTCGAGTCCTAGCTGGTAAAAGAGAAATCTGAGAGCCCCATGTGAGGGGGCTAGGAGTCTGGTAGGCTAGGAAGGAAAGgccctttccttctcccctgtTTATGAAGCTACACTAAGAGCCTTCCCCAGCatcagccccccagctctggaagTGAATTAGACTCGGACTTTAAGGCCAGCaaggaccagtgtgatcatctagtctgatctgccaGTGGCAGTGTTCCACTAAACCAGTGGGTCTCAATTTCTCCATACTGGCCACTCCTAGAATCCCCCTCCCCTCTAGCTGGGACCTCCAGCCGAGTGAGCAGGACGGAAAGGACGGGGCGGTCGTGGCTGATATCCCATGTGCTGATGCAAAATGCCTGTCTTGAGGAGGCTAAACATAAATCCCACTTTCCTCCAGGCACCGTGTGatcccccagggctcccagcaggcagcagctgcaCCACAATTCAGTAGCAGGGAGAACTTACCCTCCACGTCTGAGAGACATCTGGCTTTAAGTGCCTAACAGCATAACAGCTGAACCCGAGCACTGGGGGTGAGAGAACGGTGCACATGGCATTATCACTAGTGACCCCAGCCCTCTCACATGCTAATATTTTCATTATGGCTTTAATCAATAGCCCTACACAATACCCAGGCAGCACAGCATCCTGGGAGAACACAGCATGGCAACCAATGGGAATGCGAAAAGAGTGACTTCCTCATTGTGAACCTCCCACCTGCGCTCTAGACTCCTGTCCTCCAAGGTTGACAGCAAGAGCCTAACATATTTCTGCCCCCCCGTGTGTGCTGCGGGACGAGAGAGGGAGCTCCAGTCAGTATGTCCAAACTGAGGGTCTTTGTGCTGCCAAGAGAGCTACTCGCCAGTGTCCGTGTAAAATGAAATAGTAAAGCAGTGGCCCCTCCTGTCCTTTCCACTTCACTGCCCTAGCCAGCCCGGTACTGCTGTGGTGCCCATCACCAGAGCATCTGGGTACCCTTGTCTAATATAGTcacatattaatttcattttattttatactgCCTTCAAATCTGCCCTGCCCAGTTTGCTGCCAATTTCTATACTACATCTGGGGCTTCTGCTGAGGGTGGCTTGGAGGAAGCACGTTCTGCGAAAGTGATCAGCAAACTGGCATTGACATGTCATCACTCAGTTCCTGAGCTAACAGTCCATGGAGACAAATGGGAGCTTTTGCACCTTTCTGAGCAAGCTCAGTCACTGCACTGGTTACATTCATTCCACGCCCAGAAAGCTTTCTTTGCCGTCACCAGGATTAGAGACTTAATATTTTTACTATGAAAGGTAAGAATCTAGAATACCACAGACGTGGCAACTAAAAATAAAACTCTGCACAATCACATTCTCTACGGGGCTCTGGGTATTAGCAAGTCATTCAGGAAAATACAGGTAGAGGGAATGGATTTCTGCATCCGGCTCATCTGTATTTCCAGCTGGCTCTGTAGTCCTGATCTGACAGCATGGCTATTCCAAAAAGAGAGGATAGTTTATTGTGCGTATGGGTTGGCTCTGATGCAGCATGTGCACATGTGGAAATGCCACCCTTACAACCCCTGGCAGAGCCAGACAGCAGTGGCACATACAATATCTCGGAGCTCCCATGGTCTCGTGTTGGTCAATATCACAGCTGTAATCTATCAGTGAAGTGTTGGCCTGGCTTCACTTTGCTCATTGGAAGAGCTGCCAGTCATTTAAACCCCAATAGGGACCTCAAAAGGAGTAGGCAGCATCTGAACTGGTCTCCCaaacaggcaggcagggaggccGCAGAGCTGCCTATCTAAGAGATGAAATGACgctggcttttcctttccttcaaaGGGAGGCTTTGCCCCTACCATGTGCCTGGCTGTACCTTTCTTATTCACACTGGGTAGCTTGAATTCTCCAGCAGAGGAGACGAATCGTGACCAGTCATCCATAGCCCGTGTGTAGCTTGGCCATTCCTCGTGGTTAgtgctgggagtgagaggagccATCTTCCCTGCTCGGTACCTTGGAGTGAGTGACTGGCCCAGCTCGGTCATCCCCTGAGTAGCAAAGCACAAGAGAGAGGTTACTCCAGACTCCCAGCTGGGTGTTCAGCAACCATTTTGAACCCTTTGCATTCCATCCATGCTGTTGACCTGCAGGCCAATACAACAGTAGAGGTTAGTCCGCTCCCCCTAATCTGCAACCAGCAAGTAGAAAATCCAGCGCCGTATGGTATCCTTTTACAGTCAGAATCATAGGCGCTGATTGTgtaggtgctctggggctggaacactcatggggaaaaattagtgggtgctcctcacccactggcagccaaatTGCCCTCTTCCGATCCTCCTGTGAGATGCACATGCCTGCTCCCTCTCCGCCGAGCAACTTCTCACAGTGCAAAGAAGCTGTGGCAGTgcgctggggggaaggggaagggaagggaggagcgGAAACACAGCATGCTGGGGGAGAGCGGGTGGCGGCaattggggagagggggtggaatgGTGCGGGGGAGGCGGAGCAGGGTGgaaaagcagggcaggggtgggattGGAGAGGGTGGGAGTGGCAGGGGCAGAAGAGGTCGAACCCAGTGGGAGGCAGAAGTCGTGCTATAGTCAGCGACTGATCCGATATCCGCTGAGCAGGGCGGACTCAAAGGTCTCAGCTAGTTGGCTTATTTTATGTGCAGCAATATGTGTAATGCTATAGACTTGGGCAGCCTGTCAACCTATATATTTAATGGGGGAAGAACAATCTTGCATTAAGGTCCAGATCCTTAAAGGGATTTAGTTGGGAAGTTGGGAGTAACTATATGTCTGCGATCTGGGCCAAGGGAGAGTACAGTGAGCCTGCAATCTGCTTAGTCCTCAGCTGAACCTACAGCCATGTTCATTAAACCTCGTGGGCTTCAGTCCACCATTGGGGACTGCTATGAGCTTGCTAATAATAATGCTTGTAGGGTTTATGCAGATTCAGCACAGTGCCATGACTGCACTTGAGCAGCCTGCACATGAAGTGTACAAACTGTCAAGTACATCGACGCCATTAGGTAACTCTGTGAACAGGGCAAGTATattccctgtcataaacagacattAAGGTTGTCTGTATTTGACTGTAAGGTTACGAGCCATAGCAAACTGGCTGACATACGCTGACAGAGACCAATCGGGGACAAGAATACTTTCAAATTTGGGGAGGGGAAATCCTTTGTTGGTGCATtgctgtgttttgtctttgttcgctttgggactaagaggggccagacgtgcaacctgGATTCTCCAATTTTGAAACAGACTCTCATGTAAAATAGTAAGTTATGAGCCAGAAAGGTGggattaggcttatgtttgtgtttctcACTGTGAATGTGTATTCTGCTGAGATTTTTACCTTTGTGCTGTAATGATCTTTAGCCTAGGGGAAGGGAGTCCTCTAGTCTAgatataagctgaaagacctgtaaacatttccatcctggttacaagataattatttatttttctttctctttaatataaagcttcttttttaagaacccgaggatttttttcccttgtttaaacCCAAGGGAGGGGTCTGACTCCCAGGGGATGTAGGGAGGTTAATTTCTCgcgtttaagatccaagggagttTGGATCACGTGTAATCCCAGGGGGGTGAAagtctggaggggaaagggggggatagttttattttccttgttttaagactcagGGGTTGGGTTCTTtgaggaaggttttgggggacagggagtgtaccagacactggaatttctggttggtggcagcgctatcagatctaagctaggaattaagcttagaagggtacatgcaggtccccactttctggatgctaaagttcaaagtgggaaagatacCTTgacaatccccattttacaaatacgAACAACTGAGGAGCAGTGACGTGACATGCTCAAAGCCAGTCAGCATCAAAGTCAGGATTAGACATCGGAGGTTCCTGGCTCCTGTGCTCGGCCCACTCCATCACACACAGCGTTTACACAGAGAAAATGTTCGTATTTGCATTGGTTACTAAAAGTACACAACACAGTATCTTTGAATAGGCCAATAAATACGCAATGAGAAGCCCCTTTGTGCCAAGGACTGTCAGCTGCGGCATTGGCATCATATTACTAGCTCTGAAAATGATCCCATTTCTGGGGCTCAACTGGGGTTTGAGCATCTGAAATGAGTGGCTGCGTTCTCTGTGAATTGATTCACTGCAAACAGCTTTTTACCCACGGATATGGCACATGGTAACAAAAAATGCAGAGGCAACCAATTTCACTAGTCAAAGTGTGAGCTGAAAAGTAACTGCAAGCTACTCGCTCCTGTTCTGAAACAGGAAAGACTGAAGCTTAACAGAACTTGGAGTAAAAGCCAGATGGATCCAGCTCTGATGGGAAGTGGGGCATAGGGTGAATTTAGAAACGAGTCCCTCTTTATCTCTGTTTGCTCTTCACACGTAATTAGCTTCTGAGAAAGCTAAGCCTTGGCAGAGAGAGCCATGAAGCAAAACTGAGCTGAAGCTGCCCCCCAGTGCCCAAAGAGAGAACAAGACCCACAAACCCAAGAAATCTGGGCCAAATCTATCATAAACAACTGTATTTACAATTTCAATTACACCTTTTCTTCTCCTGACACTCCCAATCCCACTgttccttctccccctctcctcccttaaATCCCTTCTTATCAACACAGTTCTTCCCCAAAGCCTTTCAGCAATGAGTCCTGCCCCACGTGGCAGCTGATGTCCTTATCACAAGGGGATATTCACCACCAGTTGTCCAAGAATGTGTCTACATTACAGCCCTGAGTCTCATTTATGCTAAGATGGTGCAAAGGGTTCTTAAACAAGCAGAAAAACCCTTTAAGATCTAGAGAGCTGAAAGTGGCCTTAGTACAAATGAGAATTAGGGCTtagacattttttccccttaaaaattCCCACTTCTCCCACCAGCAGTTCAGCCTCCTGCGGTGCAAGCCACTTGGGCGTCCTAGTGGGGAACATCTGCTGTTTGTGGGGgttttgtgtgtgatttttattgACTGAAATCTCTGATTACACACATTTAACAGACTAGGCATGTCTgtcaaatgttaatatt harbors:
- the SPMIP8 gene encoding sperm microtubule inner protein 8, whose protein sequence is MAQVIDLVPWPEDGHPVYTAPGVLLPLDPKKVMLAGVKDRLFHPDLPTLRQMDMDSAGNKLPDEHSRTTTACTKEDFANASFTLVGVPNKRLPSLGMTELGQSLTPRYRAGKMAPLTPSTNHEEWPSYTRAMDDWSRFVSSAGEFKLPSVNKKVLGFSCYAVRHLKPDVSQTWRYCLSQNPSLDRYGQKPLPYNSTNIFRSFGSAYSRSHYLQPWC